ttaaaaaaaatatcaatggattacaaaatatttgtaaatattttaaaatgattctagggcatttttttaaattccaaggaattttgaagagccttaaaatttttcaaggaatatcaaaagattacttagaatttaaaatattataggatatttgaaaagattccaaattttttaaaaagattttggagtattttttaaacttccaaaggattttcaagggctttaaaaatttcaaagaatttgaagggatttcaaaggattctaggttttttttaatatccaagatatttttaagagctctaaaattttgcaatggatttcaaatgattttaaaaaatttgaaatattttgttgtttttagagaTTCCAAAGCAGTTTCAAAGGATtgtaaaacttttgaataaatatccaaatatttgaatgattttacaggatttaaaaaatttatatgaagttttaaagaatttcggaagatattgaacgatttcagaagatttcaaaggattttacaaatatttgaaggtaCTTTTAAAtcatccaaagaatttttaagagctttaaacatgtttcaagagatttcaagagattccaaaagatttataagaatttgaaggaatttacaaggattttaaatattttaaagaaatttaaaattattgcgaggtattttcaaaaattctaagaacttttcaagagctttataaagtatcaagggatttcgaaatatttctgagtATTCGAAGTATTGTAGGGCATTTTAAACGATTGAAagtaattatgaataaatttcaataacttgaTGGGATTCCAtgggattttaaacattttggagtaattttaagatttaagagtatttttttaaattctaaaggacttccgttcatttcaaaaattaaaaggttttcaaaagatttcaaagtctttaaaatattttctggtattttaaaagattctacaatatttatttattcatttatttaaagtgattttaaaggatattaggatatttttaaagcatccAAGGAAtctttaagagctttaaaaagtttcttagcatttcaaaaggtttcaatcaattggaaatattttcggttatttttacagattccaaagtattttcaaaatatttcaaattctttaaaaaaattcccaaggATTTGGAtgactttaaaggatttaaaaaagtttacacgacattttaaagtatttcgtaAGATATTGAACGATTACagaagatttcaatgtttttaaaaaatatttcaaggaattttcaagatttttatacagtctcaagggattttaaaatattttgaagtatttgaaatattataggatattttaaaagatgcaaCGGTATTTTGAACAAACTGCAATAATTTTAAGGTGTTTCTAAGAGTTTGtgagattttagagtatttttaaaaattccaaagaactttCAAGATCTTAAacaatttcgaaggatttcaaaagattccaaaggctttaaaatatttttcagtatttaaaaaattccgaagaatttacaatagattttaatagtttgaacggatttcaaatgattttaaaaaatttgaaatatttgcaagcatcgttaaagattccaaggcattttcaaaagatatcataatttttcaagggatttccaaggattttaatgattttgaaggatttaaaaaattgtcatgagGTTTAAAGAATGGCCTCGAATTTCGGAAGATAATGAACGATTTTTTGGATCTaaaaggttttaggatatttaaaaaaattccaagggatttcagaaaatatccgaGGAATCTCAactaattttaagggatttaaaaaaatcttgtataAAAACCTTGTATTGATCTGCACTGTCAATTCTCGTATACATCtgtataaaaaagtttcatttgccGTATAGCGCGTTTcaaacttcataaaaaattaatgaagctGAAACATTCTGGATAGCATACATTGCTTACTGAGCTGTTCATATCGGTCGCTGAATTTCATGTTTCTTTCAATTATGCATTTTTTGTCTACatgatatttctttaataaaaacgcAGTAAGCATTTAAAAAACACAGCCgagaatgaaagaaaattattttattattattatcatagaaAATCATAGCGAACCTAAAATCGTCcaatttttagttgatgattttaaataaataataatttaaaattgaaaaatctttaattcaaaGTTGTGaagattgaataataattttaaacagaatgttaaaaatcaatttgcaattttttgaaattaaaaattatgttatttaaaatcaatgaattaaaaatggaatgaatTATTGGAATCCAAACATTTTCAGCTGTGAACGCtgagaattataaataatacagtgtgaattcctttgaatttaatattatccaattttcaaaataataatatgaaactaatcaatttagaagatttttcattaaaaaaaatttcaattttgaattcgtTGCATCAGAAATGACACTTTTAATTAGTAATAGTAAATTCAATtctgtttaatttcaaatgatcccatttttaaaattctagtatgaaattaatcaatttcgaagattcttcaattcaaaatgaaatttttcaattttgaatgcattgaattacacaattttttaactcgaaaggttaacttttttattttaatttgataatttatctatttttcattgaaaatactaCTTGATTCAACATTTGgactactttatttaaaacgcagttccttggttgaagattcttgattgagtctaaaactcaactatttttgtgacaattcacctattttaaagaaaagttcaaCTTCTTGTTCGtacatgtatttattttgttgaaaattctttatttttgtaggacattaatcttcttgatataattttagttgcaaattcatctctttcgttgaaaacttgagtattttgttgaaaatcagttttttacgggtaaaaaattattaaaaattaaaaatgtgtccattacatttttaattaacactCTACATTATTTAGTTGccaattctactatttgattaaaaattcgtatgtttCGATGAGAATTGGCCTTttacgatagaaaattaatttcctttattaaaaattcacgtttttggttcaaaattgaattatttcgatgttaattcttcatttccgttgaaaattcatgtctttggttgaaaatttaactattttcttggaaattatttatttttgttttgttcataaTTACTTTTGAATCGAAAACTCAGCtggttaattttttgttcaaatgtctctttcttagttgaaagttcatgtatttggttaaaatgttgttcatttgatagaaaattaatatttttttcttcaaaattcatctttttggttgagaacggaactatttttttaatcaattatttggtcCAAGATTCatgtttttctgtagaaaattaatctttttggtgcaAATTCATtactctagtttaaaattcaaatatttttaaaaaattctttattttagaagaaaaatcttctctttagttgaaaatttaacagttttttatgtttatttaatccACAATAATCCTGTGCAATCCGGCGTGATCCGCGTCCACCCGACCTCATTTTTAGGATTTGTTTCCTCGTCCTTCGAAAGCAaggggccgtgcataaattatacgtaaagtttttttataaaattttgaaatacgtaccaataaagatgaattctgaacaaaaagagtagtagttgatattttaaccaagaacataatttcctttcaaaccaaaaagtgcTTAATTGAACACAGAAAAcaaaaacgaaataatttaattttcaaccaacaagttggattttcagccagaaaatgacgaattttctatcaaacatttaaattttcaatccaaaaatatgaattttttaacaaataagttaatttccaatcaaacaggTGAATATTCAACCTATTCCTCaaactttcaaccagatagttaacTTTTCcgttaagaaaattagtttttaacaacaacaaaatttcctccaagcagttcaactttcaagcaaagagatgaagttttacttaaaatataaagcttacgtgaaaaattcaacttttaagagagtactttaattttcaaccagacttgaatttaaatatatttacaaagtttatacattttaaactaaatagttcaactttctactaaGAAAGCTAAATGttcaccaacaaaaaaaatggaacaattaaattttcagttgaaaaaaaaattaattttcaatcataaaagaaaaacgaattctcaaacaGGTTgttacatttacaaccaaaaaaacaaatgaatttttaactaaaatagttttttacaacAATGTAATTCAAgcttcgaccaaatagtttaattttctaccaaaacgttgaattttctttaaaacaaattaattttcaagccaaaaatgttaatttttaacaaaaaagttgcttaTTAACCTgcataggtgaatttttaattagacagttgtatttttaacaaacaaaaaaaaagatcaaatttctataaaaaaacttacattttggccaaaaaccgaaaagttaaatttccacttaaaaccactgattttcaatgaaaaaataataatttaaaaagaaagaaatgaatattaaacaaaaaagatcaattttcaccgaagaggattaattttctaccaaaaatatcaatttttaacaaaatacatgaattttcaattaaatatttgaatttctcaaGGAATTTAgaacaagatagttcaattttcgtctaaaaaagagtaattttttgaatagttagattttgaataaaaatataaataaaaactatgattcaagcaaatagttcaatgatcaccaaataaattaattattaactaaaatgatgattctttaactcaaaaaattaatttataactaagcatttcaacttttgaagaaatagtttaaatttctaagaaattgtagaattttcttcaaaacagataaattttaagccctaaattgtgaatttttttacaaaaaagtttatttttaaccttattAAGTGGTCAATTTTggcccaaaaatgtaatagttaaattttcaataaaaaaccaatttcaacaaaataaattaattttcatgaaaaacacttatgaatttttcacaaaatacatgaatctttcaataaatatttgattttcgcaaggaatttccaacccaaaattctaatttccatctaaaaaactAAATAGGTTaagtttctatcaaatagtttatttttctactaaattgttgaattttctttaataccgattaattttcaaacccaaattttgaacttgtaacaaaaaacagtttatttgtaacctaaacagattaatttttaattaaatagttgcatttataaccaacaAAGAagacatttctgtcaaaaaaacgttcaatttttgccgaaaaataaaagtgttttatccaaaaatgtcaacttcaaacgcttttacttTTTACTTAAGTCTCTAAGActggattttaaaattcttcaaattaaaaatgtacgcttgaaaataaaaaaaacttaaatgtaaattttttaaagtaaaagattttcgaattactaAATTACTCAATGATATCATAATTCAAGAAGATAATTCTacaaattacttcaaataaaaaaaaaccctgttgaaatcgaacttagactgatttttctaaaaatctagaAATCGATCAacattcctaataaaaaaatgatctacTCCATCAGCACGCGACTATATCTGAAACTACCAGGTTATTAGAGACTTGCCTTGAGCGCATTCCATCCTTATTTCTACGAATCACTTTTTCCTTTCCCTTCAGAAAACTCCTCCAACCTTAACGACTCCAAGTCTCTAATTCAAAAACCAATCAACAGATAAATATTTCTACAGGAATCCAACCTTAAACCTAGAAGGTTCaaagcaaatttaatttattttaattgtaaaaatacatttttttcatatatttatcagaaagaaatattttgtagcATATTAAATCCCCAATAAATTAATAAGCAcaaatgaaaagtgaaaaaaaaacattattttaataattaaatacgaATACTATTCAGAGAGTAccaataaaaattctacaaaNNNNNNNNNNNNNNNNNNNNNNNNNNNNNNNNNNNNNNNNNNNNNNNNNNNNNNNNNNNNNNNNNNNNNNNNNNNNNNNNNNNNNNNNNNNNNNNNNNNNTTACTTTCTTTTATcagaagaaatttataaatttaattatgctATAAAAACTATCTGCTGTTGCAAATATGTCGACTATCTTTAACGCTTTATATGATAAAGAATAGGATTTATAGAATGAATAAATTTGGATATAGTTGTATAATAAGAAACTGTATTTGTGaacgataaatttaaaaacaatactgctttttaactttttgaagaaaCAACTTCGatcaattcttttgttaataCTATTCAAAATTCACGTTATCTCTcgtttgaattttaacttttttatagggCAATActtatttattagttattttcaaagtgaacaaaaaagattgcgatcttaaaaaacaattataatgaattaaagatttttgctaattttttatgacaactttaattaattattttattaatatcactTGAAAGTTCATGTTACtaataatttgcgttaaaaaatgtttaatttcatattttcgataACATTCTTGCTCtatatattttggtaaaatttttaatttttcttatagtgcaacactttttttgcaattattttcaaactgaaaaaaatattgcgatttttaaacacaattaaaatgaatttaaacttttttcaaatttgttgataactttcatacattattttatttaaattattgataatttatctttccAATAATTTGCgtttaatcaaacattttagttcaatattttaatcattaaatctcatttaaattaatttttttaatagcgtaacgcttatttacgaattgttttgaatgtgaacaaaaaatattacaatctttaaaaacaattataacgaattaaaattattttccaatttcttgataacaactttataaattatttaatcaatattatagaaaatgtatggtaccaataatttgaatttaaaaaaaatcgtttaattgcatatttttactcatctggttgaaataaaaaatttcttattgcgtaaaacatttttgtcaattattttcagtGCCAAAAAAATTGCTccctttaaaaacaattttattgactttaaactgattaaaaattttgttataccaactacaataaattgttttatgaatattaattgaaaaagttggaaaataattaggtataaactTGCATTTTCTCAAAGAAATTCGTGTAATCATCAATGCATCAAAAGAACTtatttataaagcaaaaaaaaatcgaaaaattccgtttttataatttaaaaagcccAACATTTCACATTTATGGCACTTTCCCATGCATTTAAGTAATTTTCGACCCAGTTCAAAGCTAAACAAGAAAAATGCACCAAATTAACTCCatcttctttttaattcttctacaAATTACATAGGTACTGAActtacttaaagaaaaaaaatctcttacGAAACTACAAAGTCACAGAAAATAAACGGTATCTTCAAAGCCGTTCGAATATCATCCCCCCAATAATTACTCTACCgtaaaaaaattctctcataTCTCAACTATACTTTTCTCTACAATCGAGcatagaaatttatctttctgcgTTAACGGAAGACACGCGAGCCTCTGACCGCATCCTCTCAAAATCttcactttgaaataaaaaaaaatagaacaaaaataaaataaaaattgcacgaGGCATTAAAGCGGTACAATGGTAGTTTTGAGCTTGGAAAACAAACTTTCGAGAGTGATTCCGATTCCTTAGGAATTAGGCAACGAGTGGATCAGAAATCAGGAATGTCTCCACGAAACTCAGCCTCGGCCGTCTTATCAGTCTTCGCAAAAGTTCTCGGCGAAACGTGGCagaatcattttcaatcacaaagcAGTTATAATACagtgtttttcgaaaatttctttttttctttcttttttttgagcAGTCTCTCGACCTTTCAGATCGGTCAGGAATGTtataaaaactctttttgtcttAATTTCGCCTATATGAATTATACGCTCtgctatatattatataaaaatatatattcgctGCTATACGAGGCATCGCTTGCCTGGTCCCTAGAGTGACCGTTTTGACCATTTGTCAtacaaaggtaaattttctatacaaaaattttctggATATGTTATACCGAAAACGGTCAGTCACGTATCTTAATCTATTTTGGACGGTCATCCTCTCTTCTTGAATATATTCTTCCTTCCTCGTCGATAGctccatgttaaaaaaaaaatcctgcctgggaaaaaaaaaatttatttgagtaGAACCGTAATTTTTGTTAGAGATTATAAGCGGCAAAAAGCAAATGGGTTTAGTAATTAATACTCTCTGctttagtatttaaaattactttgatttctttatattattttgaattattttgccttcttttaatttctttgaattctttttattttttttttaattctttgtcttctttttattctttcaaattctttgcattctttttaacttgaaattttgtttaattccttggaatttccTGCATTCTCTTGAACTTCGTCAATTTCCTGAATTCCCTAGTGCCTCTGAAAGcccaaaaattctctgaaatccatggaataattaaatttcttaatattctgaattctctgaattctccgAATTAACTAAGATCCTGCAATATTCTGACTTTTGTGAAATTCTAAACATTCAAGGATTTTAGGGAAGTACGAATATTCTAGGAAATGAGGATATTTCAGAAatccaagaattttaaagaattcagagaaatcatgAATTTCACAGAATGCAAGGAATTCGGAATTATTCACAtctaaggaattcagagaattgagaatattcaaggaattaaaagtgtttaaagaaTTAGGGAAGTTCAGaggatttcagagcatttaaggaattcaaggaattatttaCAGGTATTTTGAATTCACATAGAATTCTttggatttatttgaattcttttgaattccattgaattctttgcattccttttaattctttttgtcctttttaattgtttgtattcttattattcttttgaattctttgaactcttttgaattctttttaacttgaaaatttcagGTTTCTGCAGAATTTCCTGTTTCTTCAATTTtcggaattcttttaattctacgaattacttgaaatccttgaatcctctgaatttcctaaattccgcGGATTCGCCGAATTACCTAAAATCATTGAATATTCTGAATCCCACGAAATTCTGAATATTCTGTCAATTTAGGGAAGTCAGAATATTCTAGGAAATCGGGATATTTAAGGAATGCAAGGGttttagagaattcagagaaatcgttgacttcagagaattcaagaaattaagaggTTTTCATATCtgagaaattcacagaattcataatatttaaggaattcaaaatattaaagaattaggGAACTTCAGagtatttcagagcatttaagaaattcaaggaattatttacaattacttTGAATTCAGTTTCAATACAttggatttctttgaattcttttgaattctgtgtattatttttaatcctctatattcttttgaatacttttaatctccttgaaatcttttgaattccttgcaatttcctgcattctctgaattcattgaaGTTCTTCAATTTCcagaattgttttaattccttaagACCTCTGGAATCTAATTTTCATAAAgccggatttcatggaattccaaatatttaatgatttaagggaattcagagaaattaaggatttcagagaattttggaaattaagaaatattcattccatgagaaattttcagaaattaagagattttcaataatttagagtattgaatgaattctgtaaattcaaaatattcaagtattagagaaattcaaaaatttcagggaatctagattaattgaaaatattttaaaaattcaaggaattcaggaaattacaAAAATACAGGACATTCAATgtcctaaattctctgaattacttaaattcttttaaatactttatttatctGCACTACCTAAAATTTTCCTAGATTCTTAATTCCGTAAACTCCTTCATTATTCTCTATTCttgaaattcctcaaattttatgaagtttttaaattctctaaatgttctaaaattcctgaaatccacgtagaatttttataatattctgaaTTGGCTGAAatgctcaaaattttttgaaattcctcaaattctctgaaatacctcaaatatttgaatattataaatttcttgaattcctcaagatattctgaattccctgaattcttcaaatataattaattcctCACATTTCTTTCATTCCCTAAATGCTCTGAAATCTcagaaattcactgaattccttgaatattctacaTTCCTGAAATACTTTAGATTttcgaattcctgaaattttataaattctcagAATTCCCTGGATTCTTTCAAGTCATATAAATTCTGGAAAATCTTTTCATTCTAATGAACTCtcataattttctgaattatttaattcCTATTAATTCCCTGATTTCTTacaattcttgtgaataatttcaattcttacgaattcctttgaattccttgCATTATTTTAAAGCCCTTGGAATTCTGTTCtgtaaattgttaatttaaatcaaatttaaatttctttaaattcttaaatttcttttaattctctgaaGTTCCATAATTGCcacaattctttcaattcttatGGATTCTTCTTAATTCTTTGTATTATTTCGAAGtccttaaaatttcgaaaattccatgTTTTGAGCAAATTATAcgaattcaaagtttaaaaattttttagaatttaagaatttaagttaaaataatgcaacaaaaaaagttgaaagattttaaaagcactcccagaaattcaaaagaaaaaaggaatgcAGGTGtattcagaataattttaaatataacccAGAGagtatcaataaaaaaacatcTCCGCGCTTTGCTGcctatatattataataaaaacgaGAGCACAACTCAAAACTCAAAATGCTTCTTTCACAGAACCAACACCACACTGTTAGACTTTTAAACCTGCACTCGGAAACCCTTTTTTTCAACATGGAGCCATCAATCTTCATATAAATTTCTCTCTTTAAACAATAGTGCATCGCTTCCGTTCAAAATGGATCGAGGACGATCGAGAAGCTgtatatttgctaaaaaaaaatcttcctacTGCTTCTCCACTTTTCTTCCCAAAGATGATGAAGAAGCAGAGTTGTCCTAAGGACTCACTGGTTGGGAGATGGAATCTCCCATTTTTTTCGCGAGCTCCTGCAGCAGGTCTCGGTAAACCAGCGAGTCCATGTTGGCAGACAAGGTATAGAGGATCCACCAATCGCCCAGGTCAATTTTCTTGTTGATGCTCTGACACGTTTCGATTGGGAGCAGCCTGGATGACAGCTGGAGCAGTCGCGGTCTGATGACGGGAGCGAAAATGATCGCCGCTCGGTAGGTCAGCAATCCGACCAGCAAAACTGTCAGGAGCATAAACCAGAACCAGATGAAGATGTAGGTCTTCTCGTTGACAATGTTGAGCGGCAGGATGCAGAGCGAGTCGTGTTTCTGGATTGTTCCCGAGGCTCCGTATTTGTGGAAGATGCACTTGGTGACTCGGGGAAAGACGTAGACCATGGGGTCGATTCTCTTTTCCTGGGGCGCATCTGATATGTTCAGGACACTCCAGCCGTATTTGAGGAACTCGCCGTCGAAGAAGAGGTCCATCAGGTAGAGTTGGGTGATGATGTTCACCAGACAGAGGACCTCGCAGACGAAGTAGCGATAGGCGTATGAGTTGTGCCTCTGGAAATAATAAATCGACAAATTAGGGGGAATTGGATTCAATGAACCCGAATTGGACTCGAGCGACATCCGCTCTTTCCTTTAGactttagagtttagagtttaCGATAGTCGGCTCTTTCTGAACCCTTCTCCTTGACTCCACGCTTCGCTTCTGGGATGACTTTCCTTGAACTCATTATTGCAGAAATGGGACCACTTGGAGGAATTCACGAGGTTCAGTGGTGCTTAATGGAACCATTTAACCAATTAAAGTTcgtcaaagttattttttattttatttttatttttcctttttaaattaaggattttttttagagAGGACATTTTAAGTCGAGGAATCTTTTACACTTTAAATTATAGGTTTACCCAGGATATCCGGTAAACTCTTTAttctgattgaattttaatacccTGCACAAGTTGCCCATCCGTGCATTGTAATTTACAAATACAAAAAACGAACAGAAAATATTGTCCGATCAAAAAAAGGTTTTGTAGGTGAAAATTTGGTATGATCTTTTCCAAGTTTTCCAGgtcaaaaaatcaagtttctctAGGTTCCctttttagcaaataaaatagTGGCAtggctttttctttattttcactcaACCCAAACTGATTGTGtcgaacttcaaaattaaatttgcaagtcACTTACCAATTTTTAggtacttaattttaaaaacctttaaaattatttatatattttgagatctcttgaaatctgatgtaccaaaccctttctgaaatctttttaaatattctaaaaaatttggaatccttctgaaatcttttgaaatctgattACAcgtctttatgatttttttaaagaatccttgcgtaatctttgaaatctttgcgaaatctttgtgaaatcgtaatgaaaatttttgaaatatttggatttgAAGTACAACGCCTTTGTGAactatcttgaaatattttccaaaaaactttgtgaattctttgggATACGTTcgaaatctatgaaatattttaaaatatttgtaaaatcctctgaaatcattgtgaaatatttgaaatctttgttaaatctattcaaatcgtttgaaatcttttaaaacattttgaaattgtttgacaCCTTTGGAATCTTCGAAATCTGATGTAAAAtgcctttctgaaatcttttgaatttttatgaaatcttttgaatcattgtgaaatctcTAGTAATTGTTGAAATCtgtgtgaattcttttttgaagtctttgtgcaccatttaaaatcttggaaatccttgaaatgtttatgaaatattttgaaattttgattaaacgtCTTGAAATCTCTggtaatatatgaaatatttgttaaggCTTTGGGAAccgtttcaaatttttgtatatcttgaaatccttgtgaaatctttcaaaatcttctaaaatcttttgaaatctttgtaaaatcttttgaaatatttggaacaCTCGAAATCTTGTTAGATCattgaaagctttgtgaaatcttttgtaatttctaatacctttgtaaaattttagaaatccttGAAGCCtc
This DNA window, taken from Belonocnema kinseyi isolate 2016_QV_RU_SX_M_011 chromosome 9, B_treatae_v1, whole genome shotgun sequence, encodes the following:
- the LOC117180118 gene encoding innexin inx1, with the protein product MYKLFGDLQSYFKYHEITTDSMVFRLHNQFTAALLFTCSMIISANQYVGNPISCIVQGLPTHPINTYCWITSTFTMPDAFNRREGIDVAHPGVANDYGNENAKKYYTYYQWVCFALFFQAVLCYLPHYLWKIWEGGLINMLVMGMNHGLEQEDTITKKKGILMNYLITHIKRHNSYAYRYFVCEVLCLVNIITQLYLMDLFFDGEFLKYGWSVLNISDAPQEKRIDPMVYVFPRVTKCIFHKYGASGTIQKHDSLCILPLNIVNEKTYIFIWFWFMLLTVLLVGLLTYRAAIIFAPVIRPRLLQLSSRLLPIETCQSINKKIDLGDWWILYTLSANMDSLVYRDLLQELAKKMGDSISQPVSP